From Streptomyces yatensis, one genomic window encodes:
- a CDS encoding cytochrome P450: protein MTDTSTASAGSVPLAPRAWPLLGHALPLLRYPLAFIMSLSGYREMVRVRLGPSSAVMICDPDLTRQVFLNDRTFDKGGPIYDRIREVIGDGLSTCAYPLHRRQRRLCQPSFHPTRLAGYGAVFARAATNKAGSWRDGDVLDVTQEMMTLTTRATMETMFSGALPAETMQRCLADTAVIVSAFFRRMMTPALLRRLPTRQKRRYDDARTRLAATIAEIIAERRADPTDHADLLSTLVAAVDEESEDGRRQLNDAELADEALTFFLGGMETTAITLAWALHLLATNPDVQHRLKAETDRVLTGGKLDPAHLPSLGLASRVVTETLRLYPPAWMMTRVVREDAELGGVRFKGGSTIVLSPYLLHRRADLYDEPDRFDPDRWLDAQPDRRATYIPFGAGARKCIGDQFALTEAILALTAIVDRWELTPVGDQPFQPKVETSLSSRGLRLRLTERRSSGAGDAERSAAAALSASVQPPTQPGAAACPVKHGK, encoded by the coding sequence ATGACAGACACGAGTACGGCCTCCGCCGGATCGGTGCCGCTCGCCCCGCGGGCGTGGCCGCTGCTGGGCCACGCGCTGCCGCTGCTCCGTTACCCGCTGGCGTTCATCATGTCGCTGTCCGGATACCGCGAGATGGTCCGCGTCCGGCTCGGCCCGAGCTCCGCCGTGATGATCTGCGACCCCGACCTGACCCGGCAGGTGTTCCTCAACGACCGGACCTTCGACAAGGGCGGCCCGATCTACGACCGGATCCGCGAGGTGATCGGCGACGGCCTGTCCACCTGCGCCTACCCCCTGCACCGGCGGCAGCGCCGGCTGTGCCAGCCCTCGTTCCACCCGACCCGCCTCGCCGGGTACGGCGCGGTCTTCGCGCGGGCGGCCACGAACAAGGCGGGCTCCTGGCGGGACGGCGACGTCCTCGACGTCACCCAGGAGATGATGACGCTCACGACGCGGGCCACCATGGAGACGATGTTCAGCGGCGCGCTGCCGGCCGAGACCATGCAACGGTGCCTGGCCGACACCGCCGTGATCGTGAGCGCGTTCTTCCGCCGGATGATGACGCCGGCGCTGCTGCGGCGGCTGCCGACCCGGCAGAAGCGGCGCTACGACGACGCCCGCACCCGGCTGGCCGCCACCATCGCGGAGATCATCGCCGAGCGGCGGGCCGATCCGACCGACCACGCCGATCTGCTCTCCACGCTGGTCGCCGCGGTCGACGAGGAGAGCGAGGACGGCCGGCGTCAGCTGAACGACGCCGAACTCGCCGACGAGGCCCTCACGTTCTTCCTCGGCGGCATGGAGACCACGGCCATCACCCTGGCCTGGGCGCTGCACCTGCTCGCCACCAACCCGGACGTCCAGCACCGTCTGAAGGCCGAGACCGACCGGGTCCTGACGGGCGGGAAGCTCGACCCCGCGCATCTGCCCTCGCTCGGCCTGGCCTCCCGGGTGGTGACCGAGACGCTGCGGCTGTATCCGCCGGCCTGGATGATGACCCGTGTCGTCCGGGAGGACGCCGAACTGGGCGGCGTGCGGTTCAAGGGCGGCAGCACCATCGTGCTCAGCCCCTACCTTCTGCACCGCCGGGCCGACCTCTACGACGAGCCCGACCGGTTCGACCCGGACCGCTGGCTGGACGCCCAGCCCGACCGCCGGGCCACCTACATCCCGTTCGGCGCCGGTGCCCGCAAGTGCATCGGGGACCAGTTCGCCCTCACCGAGGCCATCCTGGCGCTGACCGCCATCGTCGACCGCTGGGAGCTGACCCCGGTCGGCGACCAGCCGTTCCAGCCCAAGGTGGAGACCAGCCTGAGCTCACGGGGACTGCGCCTGCGGCTCACCGAGCGGCGGTCCTCCGGCGCCGGCGACGCGGAGCGGAGCGCCGCCGCAGCGCTGTCCGCCTCCGTCC